The sequence AGGTCATGTCGTGGTTCTCGCGAGCGGTGTGCATGAAGTGGTTCCCGCCGATGCCGTAGCCGTCGCCGTCCCCGCCGGCGGCGACGACTTCGAGGTCGGGGTTCGCGAGCTTGGCCGCCCGCGCGATGGGGAGCGACCGCCCGTGGATGGAGTGGTAGCCGTAGCTCTCGAAGTAGCTGTTGAGCTTGCCCGAGCAGCCGATGCCAGTGACCAGCAACACCTCGTCGGGGTTGCGGCCGATTTCGGGCATGGCCTGTTTCAGCGCCTTCAGGACGCCGAAGTCGCCACAGCCCGGACACCACGTCGCCTGTGGTTCGAGGGTGGGAGTGAACTCTTCGCGGTCGATTTCGCGGTCTTCGCCGATGGCTGAGAATGCGCTCATGGGTTAGTCACCTGCCGCTGGTACGTAGGTCGTCTGCTGGCCGGGGACATCCTCCCCGTCGATGCTGGCTTCGAACCCGGCGACGATTTCGGCGGGCTCGAACGGTTCGCCGTTGTACTTCAGGAGGCTCGACAGTTTGTCGCCGAACCGGCCGAGTTCCTTCTGGGTAAGCCCCCGGAACTGTCCGGAGGCGTTCATCTCGACGACGAGCGCCTCGTCGACGCTCTCTAAGAACTCCGTCATCTCCGCCTCGGGGTAGGGCATCATGTCGCTCACGCCGATGCCTTTCACCGAGTGACCAGCGTCGTTGAGGCGGTCGACCGCCTCCGCGACCGTCCCCTGCTGGCTCCCGAAGGTGATGAGGCCGTAGTCGGCCTCGTCGGGACCCATGTACGTCTGCGTCGACTGGTCGTCGAGGAACTCGCGGATGGCGTCGAGTTTCGACATCCGGCGCTCCATCTGCGTGACGCGGTTGGTCGGATCCTCGTCGATGTGGCCGGCCTGGTTGTGCTCGTTACCGGTTACGAGGAAGTGGCCGCCCTTCTGGCCGGGGATCGACCGCGGGCTGACGCCGTCCTCGGCGTCGTAGCGGTAGCGGTAGAACTTCCCGCCGGGGCCGTGTGGGGCGTCCGCAAGTTCCTCTTCGGTCGTCACCGCGCCGAGGTCCGGATTCGGCTCGCGGTCGAAGTGACTCGCGGGCACGTTCATCAGTTCGCCACCGATCTTCTGGTCGTAGAGCAGGACGACCGGGATGTTGTAGCCGTAGGCGAGCTGGAACGCGAGGCGCGACTGCTCGTAGGCCTCGGCAACCGTTCCCGGCGCCAGAACGACCCGATTCGAGTCGCCCTGACTCGTATAGAGGACGTGTTCGAGGTCGGCCTGTTCGGGCTTGGTCGGTAGCCCCGTCGAGGGGCCGGCGCGCATCGCCTCGACTAGCACGACGGGCGTCTCGGACATCTCGGCCAGACCGAGCGGTTCGGACATAAGCGCGAACCCGCCGCCCGAGGATCCCGACATCGCCTTGACGCCGGCGTGGGAGGCGCCGAGCGCGAGCGCCGCGGCCGCGATTTCGTCCTCGACCTGCTCGGAGATGCCGCCCACCTCCGGCAGCGCCTGGGACATGATAGTGAACACCTCGGTCCACGGCGTCATGGGGTAGCCCGCGATGAACCGACACCCCTCGTCGATGGCGCCGTAGGCGATAGTGTCGCTCCCCGAGAGCAACACCTGCTCCTCGTCGTGGCTGCCCTGGGGCACGCGGAGGTCGTGGGTGAACTCGAACTCCTCTTTCACCATGTCGTGGGTGTAATGGAGGATCTCCGTGTTGGGTTCGAGAATATCTTCGGGCATCGCCTCGGCCATCAGATCCTCGAAATACTGGAGATCGATCCCCAGGAGCGCGGCGGTGGCGCCGACGCCTGCCGTGTTTCGCATCACCTCTCGCCCCTGCTCGCGGGCGATTTCGCGGAGGTTGATGGGGTAGACGTGCCAGTCGTTCTCCTCGACGCGCTCCTCGAAGTTCGGGATGTCGGCGGCGTCGAGCAGACCGGTGTCGTAGACGATGACCCCACCCTCGTTGAGGTCGTCCAAGTTCTCCGACAGCGGCTTGATCTCCTCGTCGCCGTAGTAGGCCCCTTCCTGTGGATTCCGGGCGAAGGAGTCACCGAGCGCGAGCAGACAGTTGAATCCGTCACCTCGTGAGGTGACTGGCTCCGAGTCGGCGCGTACTTCGGTGTACGTGTGGCCGCCGCGGATCCGCGACGGATAATGTCGGTGCGTAAAGACGTGCAGCCCCGCTCGCATCAGGGCCTTGGCGAAGTTCTGGCTGGTCGATGCGATACCGTCGCCCGACCCGCCAGCGATCCGCCACATGAGTTCATGGTCAGTCATATTTACATCACGGCCCCCTGAGGGCCATTACTGAGAAAGTTGATCACGGTTCGACTAAAGCCTTTGCTATACATTACCACACAAAAATGATGTAAGATCCCACTGCCTCGGGCGATTATTCGACCCGGTTCGCGACGAAAATCCACCCTGCCAGGCGTCGCTCGGCACCGTCAGCAAACCGAGCGAAGAAGAGATCGCCAAACAGGAATCGTTACGCCGACACCACGTCGGGTTTCAGCGCCGCCACGGCGTCGAGCAGTTCCGCTCGGTCGCGCTCCGGCACGTCGAACGCCTGGAGACTCGCGTCCAGATGCTCCGCGACGCGGTCGAAGTCCGCCCCGGTGATGTTCAGGTGGGCGTGGGCCGCCTCCATGTTGCGGCCGTCGTACTCCCCCGGGCCGCCGGCGACCTGGCTGATGAACGTCGCCTGGTGGTCGTGCAGGGCGTCGGTGTCGACGCCCTCGAAGTAGGGTTCGGGCCGTTCGTCGTTCATACTGCGGCTGGAAGTCAATACAGCTATTCGCCGACCCGGGGCGGCGAATGGCTTGAAACAGTTACAGCCGACAGTATCAGCACGCGGTCGGAGAACTCGTCGACGACGGCCTCGATGGCGTCTCGTCCGCCGAGTCTGTCGTACAGCGTCTCCGACGACATGTCGTCACCGACGAGCGATTCGGGCGGAATGAAGGTTCCGAACCGCGCCCGCTACGAGTCGACGTTGTCCGGGCTTCGCGGGTGGTAGTCGGTGTCGTACTCGCCCGGTCGGCCGTCGATCCGGTCGGGGGTGATCCGCCCGCCGAGCAGCATGAAGTCCAGCACGGTGCAGTAGAGCAGCGCTTCGACGACGGGAACGGCCCGCGGCGGCAGGACCGGATCGTGGCGGCCGACGACCTGAATCTCCTTCTCCTCGCCCGTCTCCCAGTCGACCGTCGTCTGAGTCTTCGGAATCGACACCGGCGGATGCCACGTCACCTCGCCGTAGATGGGCTGGCCGGTCGTGATACCGCCCTGGATCCCGCCGTGGTCGTTGCCCCCGGGAACGGGATCGCCCGACTCGTCGAATTCCCAGTCCTCGTTGTACTCGCTGCCGGCCGTCGTCCGGGCCTCGCGCCCGATGCCGTACTCGAAGTCGTTGACCGCCGGAATCGAGTACATGGCCTTCGCGAGCCGGGCGGGAATGCCGTCGAACCGGGGCGCGCCGAGACCGCGGGGGACGCCCTGACATTCGAAGTAGATGGACCCGCCGATGGAGTCGCCTTCGGTCTGATACTGGTCGGCCAGCTCGCGCATCTCTGCTGCCGTCTCGGGGTGGGCGCACCGCACCTCGTTCTCCTCGCTGTGTTCGAGGATCTCCTCGAACGTGACCGGCGGCGCCTCGATATCACCCATCTGGTTGACGTGGGCCTTGATCTGGATGTCGTGGTCCGAGGCGTCGAGCACCTGCTTGGCGACGGCGCCGGCCGCCACCCAGTTCACCGTCTCCC comes from Haloplanus sp. XH21 and encodes:
- a CDS encoding 2-oxoacid:acceptor oxidoreductase subunit alpha encodes the protein MTDHELMWRIAGGSGDGIASTSQNFAKALMRAGLHVFTHRHYPSRIRGGHTYTEVRADSEPVTSRGDGFNCLLALGDSFARNPQEGAYYGDEEIKPLSENLDDLNEGGVIVYDTGLLDAADIPNFEERVEENDWHVYPINLREIAREQGREVMRNTAGVGATAALLGIDLQYFEDLMAEAMPEDILEPNTEILHYTHDMVKEEFEFTHDLRVPQGSHDEEQVLLSGSDTIAYGAIDEGCRFIAGYPMTPWTEVFTIMSQALPEVGGISEQVEDEIAAAALALGASHAGVKAMSGSSGGGFALMSEPLGLAEMSETPVVLVEAMRAGPSTGLPTKPEQADLEHVLYTSQGDSNRVVLAPGTVAEAYEQSRLAFQLAYGYNIPVVLLYDQKIGGELMNVPASHFDREPNPDLGAVTTEEELADAPHGPGGKFYRYRYDAEDGVSPRSIPGQKGGHFLVTGNEHNQAGHIDEDPTNRVTQMERRMSKLDAIREFLDDQSTQTYMGPDEADYGLITFGSQQGTVAEAVDRLNDAGHSVKGIGVSDMMPYPEAEMTEFLESVDEALVVEMNASGQFRGLTQKELGRFGDKLSSLLKYNGEPFEPAEIVAGFEASIDGEDVPGQQTTYVPAAGD
- a CDS encoding group 1 truncated hemoglobin, with translation MNDERPEPYFEGVDTDALHDHQATFISQVAGGPGEYDGRNMEAAHAHLNITGADFDRVAEHLDASLQAFDVPERDRAELLDAVAALKPDVVSA
- the aroC gene encoding chorismate synthase is translated as MNGNRFGRLFQLTTYGESHGDAMGVVVSGCPAGVELSEADIQRDLDRRKPGQSQITTSRGEPDEVRIQSGLQDGYTTGTPLGMVIENKDARSGKYEPFITAPRPSHGDFTYSAKFGTRNWGGGGRSSARETVNWVAAGAVAKQVLDASDHDIQIKAHVNQMGDIEAPPVTFEEILEHSEENEVRCAHPETAAEMRELADQYQTEGDSIGGSIYFECQGVPRGLGAPRFDGIPARLAKAMYSIPAVNDFEYGIGREARTTAGSEYNEDWEFDESGDPVPGGNDHGGIQGGITTGQPIYGEVTWHPPVSIPKTQTTVDWETGEEKEIQVVGRHDPVLPPRAVPVVEALLYCTVLDFMLLGGRITPDRIDGRPGEYDTDYHPRSPDNVDS